In Anopheles gambiae chromosome 2, idAnoGambNW_F1_1, whole genome shotgun sequence, a single window of DNA contains:
- the LOC1270015 gene encoding sodium channel protein 60E isoform X5, with amino-acid sequence MTDATTPNEGQVAKHQVVAYTEKSQDKHESRHIQLVREYGFHPRSKVQVEDGALLPRKFEPFPKDMYGRPLEEIDNFIYEEVSTFCVVSKRFRKNYIHRFTGTKSLFCFTPWSPTRRACVYLATNQFFDYFVMATILFNCIFLAMSETIEEAEYIFLAIYTSEMIIKMIAKGFILNKYTYLRNPWNWLDFVVITSGYATIALDVGNLAGLRTFRVLRALKTVSIMPGLKTIINALLHSFKQLAEVMTLTIFCLMVFALFALQVYMGELRNKCVKNLPSDLTNVTHEDWYMWVNDTQNWIVDEDDMPMLCGNLTGARHCPPEYTCLCIGENPNHGYTNFDNFMWSMLTTFQLITLDYWENVYNMVLATCGPMSVSFFTVVVFFGSFYLINLMLAVVALSYEEEAEITQEERRKDLIDHRDDSTFSFDPASLNVKQLSKQQRKKIDARKGVLLASYSRKKTRRRKKGKEGNGNGHSKSRSVTPSPTPSPRHSIVRPQALAVQRTKGILTVAPPPVVQQQPLPQSTQPLQQQQQQQQQQPQQQTQQQQQNNNTLHPLGPNYRGQLLLSSRQGSSNASEGGANRESSLDDSGVVDDHEEQDVTGDPGEQHHKPLHPMSQLAAQHQAPSVVQQPLPQSQLSLPLQPHLQPQQQREVTPVTLALSPREVRIIKCNGNLAKLKQQNVYGGLHPEYLSQIVVLEDDLPDRNCDSCVQCCIDYEGWLQFQNCLYKIVKDPLFELGITLCIVLNTMFLALEHHGMNANVRDALDIGNKVFTSIFTLECILKVMALSKDFFLCGWNIFDLIIVSVSLLDLIFELIEGLTVLRGLRLLRVLKLAQSWTTMKVLLSIIISTIGALGNLTFVLVIVIYIFAVIGMQLFSKDYTPDKFAPDPVPRWNFNDFFHSFMMIFRILCGEWIEPLWDCMRAEEKEGASSCFAIFLPALVMGNFMVLNLFLALLLNSFNSEELKSKKEEVGEDSKLARSFERIRSIVRKKRNANKEKNDNYANTKLEQLVNEIVIKQREEKKKHKQTVLELQPLPASQLSLPAADLQSAEPQQQQQKYMSLPKELVPPVDYRIPGGPIYSQSYQVEDQPQVVESLNRPVSGSDFCYDIPLKDRPLRTISGSQETVSQMDDQALPRDDHHQQSAHPGGPPQITEVERKILHQMSSGFGTQQSKDEPIGPLGVGDSRDAGFDPNDRSIHIADTAQPYDEAYLQYQKSLLNRSPSYRKSLDKISSKTSSASSSLAHSLAAKCHSPLMQEVLNAGSTYLRNSNISLIQTPTPVVVSRREDNHFLVADRMSQPASIGLPSATQSPLMGGAGGAVSAHQRSPSTSSSLRKAIAAANRLSDHSLNTLSIDHDELINQMNLKDELLNCEQKELFQFLNDEIDGSNNYFSETVGFSSAIVDADTESLLLNSRKDDVIYSPDRKISNGSLKSNLSSISNSIFQALECRRGGSISSATVDSSKPHFAVHGPVTARPTIAIDNGSLQSRRDSEDKEPLVKASEFDEIIHSFETELKSLKSLSLGRSQSQTDQASPERERRNSDSCPGRSPLLEEVVKLRRPKSSTVYRGSEGVNAAPAGVHGGGANRSSGSSSGSGCTDQSDASGQQQRSEASKRRSLEKQRNITDEEFNMGFEIKKLCDQLQAPFAAAGTGASHEHHSPQSANGVVSLGTTTAGGTISTIPIVFRRKNDFHSSFDRIKRLSLIERVEEAKDEEEHQTQPLPKVSSEKLPRKHLSKDRLETLSLKSSYSVENTNQALMEGTRQLGISIQEFQRTIGQEAGSVPAGADTAPGDQTAEKKAPLKKTVTYGDTSRQDSTQHPTPKRTPYKSYDSDAPLNLAGKPWHCLVSYVDDITVGGRRNSQGVYEDPMAFPSFGRRKAPKIPQDCFPQKCYEKCKCWDTCLKTEFGQRWYRFRQFILQYVDTPAFEWFVLVLIFASSITLCFEDIHLDKNKELKRILYWTNLVFCMIFIIEMFLKWIALGFTKYFSSFWTILDFVIVFVSVFSLLIEENENLKVLRSLRTLRALRPLRAISRWQGMRIVVNALMYAIPSIFNVLLVCLVFWLIFSIMGVQFFGGKFFKCVDEDGELLPIHIVNDKWQCYALNYSWVNSKITFDHVGMGYLALFQVATFEGWMEVMADAVDARGVDLQPQREANLYAYLYFVIFIVCGSFFTLNLFIGVIIDNFNMLKKKYEGGVLEMFLTESQKHYYTAMKKLGRKKPQKVIKRPINQFLAMFYDLSNSRRFEIAIFVLIFLNMLTMGIEHYDQPHAVFFVLEVSNAFFTTVFGLEAIVKIVGLRYHYFTVPWNVFDFLLVLASIFGILMEDIMIDLPISPTLLRVVRVFRIGRILRLIKAAKGIRKLLFALVVSLPALFNIGALLALITFIYAIIGMSLFGHVRQQGALDDMVNFETFGRSMQLLFRLMTSAGWNDVLESLMIQPPDCELALDFSINGDCGHPLLAITYFTSFIIISYMIVINMYIAIILENFNQAHQEEEIGIVEDDLEMFYIRWSKYDPHAGQFIHFNQLSDFIASLDPPLGIPKPNTVALVSFNLPISKGNKIHCLDILHALVKHVLGHVEETDNFKQLQDQMDQKFKKQFPTRKELEIVSSTRIWKRQEKAAKTIQTAWKDYLRMKRERERSPMSLDEENTQTSSPGGWQSKLSALNFLHLQVHRRGTATSSRASSRKSSRASDASDLSELAGPWLNLPLMLVSGTSDMVKDVKQQHANGLELKDASDVKGQRRRSFYNFPFFLRHQDAVEETSTSSPQPQKRPLKDSDTNLSLTTSLEKVPVPPPATPKSKRATSFVKKKPPLERGFSAQSALRLNRNAVVPDDTLSTSAADVSILVTEPSPDVPTVPAPGETTLVHVLVHRESEEYQSELDEKGEPKVKEPRDPSRASDIKLSPGTNVDYQILGGLEGAPRPVVTICVESPMESPDQDGGGATASAATTGAVAIPIDPEPIDVNLPRDTSNIFYDYEEQSGPAVQTVPAGEAPNVENSAVTVEIANELAECKAGRRSPGSPGDRHEQPSDRPEADLPAQSS; translated from the exons ACCTTCTGCGTGGTGTCGAAGCGCTTTCGGAAGAACTACATCCATCGGTTCACGGGCACGAAAAGTTTGTTCTGTTTCACCCCGTGGAGCCCGACCCGACGTGCCTGCGTCTACTTGGCGACCAATCAGTTTTTTGACTACTTCGTCATGGCCACCATTCTGTTCAACTGCATCTTCCTAGCGATGTCGGAAACGATCGAGGAAGCAGA GTATATATTTTTAGCAATTTACACATCCGAGATGATAATCAAAATGATAGCTAAGGGTTTTATACTAAATAAGTATACATATTTACGCAATCCATGGAACTGGCTGGATTTTGTAGTGATAACCAGCGGGTACGCAACGATAGCCTTAGATGTCGGCAATCTGGCCGGTTTGCGAACGTTTCGTGTCCTGCGAGCGCTCAAGACGGTCTCCATAATGCCGG GTTTAAAAACTATCATCAACGCATTGCTGCACTCCTTCAAGCAGCTGGCGGAGGTCATGACGTTGACCATCTTCTGCCTAATGGTGTTCGCGCTGTTTGCTCTTCAG GTCTACATGGGCGAGCTGCGAAACAAGTGTGTCAAAAATCTTCCAAGCGACTTGACGAACGTTACCCACGAGGATTGGTACAT GTGGGTAAACGATACACAGAATTGGATCGTCGACGAGGATGATATGCCGATGCTGTGCGGAAATCTGACCGGAGCGCGTCATTGTCCACCAG AGTACACCTGTCTCTGCATCGGCGAGAATCCGAACCATGGCTACACCAACTTCGACAACTTTATGTGGTCGATGCTGACCACCTTCCAGCTGATTACGCTCGACTACTGGGAGAATGTATATAATATG GTCCTGGCCACGTGCGGTCCCATGAGCGTGTCATTTTTCACCGTGGTTGTGTTTTTCGGTTCCTTCTATTTGATTAATCTAATGCTGGCCGTCGTGGCGCTGAGCTACGAAGAGGAAGCCGAGATTACGCAGGAG GAGCGGCGCAAGGATCTGATCGATCATCGGGACGATTCCACGTTCAGCTTCGATCCGGCCAGCCTGAACGTGAAGCAGCtcagcaagcagcagcgcaaAAAGATTGATGCCCGCAAGGGCGTCCTGCTGGCGTCCTACTCGCGCAAAAAGACGCGCCGAAGGAAAAAGGGCAAGGAGGGCAACGGGAACGGTCAC AGCAAAAGTCGCTCGGTAACGCCAAGTCCAACGCCCAGCCCGCGGCACAGTATCGTGCGGCCGCAAGCATTGGCCGTACAGCGGACGAAGGGCATCCTGACCGTGGCACCACCTCCCGTGGTACAGCAACAGCCACTGCCACAGTCAACGCAAcccctgcagcagcaacagcagcagcagcagcaacagccgcaacaacaaacgcaacagcagcaacaaaacaataacacgCTGCATCCACTGG GTCCGAACTATCGGGGTCAGCTACTGTTGTCCAGCCGGCAGGGAAGTTCCAATGCGAGCGAGGGAGGCGCCAACCGGGAATCCTCGCTGGACGATTCCGGCGTGGTGGACGACCACGAGGAGCAGGACGTGACCGGTGATCCGGGCGAGCAG CATCACAAACCCCTGCACCCGATGTCCCAGCTGGCGGCACAACATCAGGCCCCTTCCGTGGTTCAGCAACCGCTACCACAGTCCCAGCTGTCGCTCCCACTGCAGCCGCATctgcagccgcagcagcaacgggaGGTAACGCCCGTCACGCTTGCGCTGTCCCCGAGGGAGGTTAGGATAATAAAGTGTAACGGCAATCTGGCGAAACTCAAGCAGCAGAACGTGTACGGTGGTCTCCATCCGGAGTACTTATCTCAAATTGTTGTACTAG AAGACGATCTTCCTGATAGAAATTGTGATAGCTGTGTTCAATGTTGCATCGATTACGAAGGATGGTTGcagtttcaaaattgtttaTATAAG ATTGTTAAAGATCCGTTGTTTGAGCTAGGTATCACACTatgtattgttttaaatacaATGTTTTTAGCACTAGAACACCACGGGATGAACGCAAACGTGCGCGATGCGTTGGATATTGGCAATAAG GTTTTTACATCCATTTTTACTCTAGAATGTATACTGAAGGTGATGGCACTGTCGAAGGATTTTTTCCTGTGCGGTTGGAACATATTCGATCTGATCATCGTCTCGGTTAGCTTGCTCGATCTGATCTTCGAGCTGATAGAGGGACTGACGGTGTTACGAGGTTTAAGATTG TTACGGGTACTGAAACTAGCACAATCATGGACCACGATGAAGGTCCTGCTAAGTATTATCATATCGACAATAGGTGCTTTAGGTAATCTTACCTTCGTGTTGGTGATTGTTATCTATATTTTTGCTGTTATCGGCATGCAGTTGTTCTCGAAGGACTACACTCCGGACAAGTTTGCACCGGATCCGGTGCCAAG ATGGAACTTCAACGatttttttcactcatttATGATGATTTTTCGCATTCTTTGCGGCGAGTGGATTGAACCACTGTGGGACTGTATGCGTGCAGAGGAGAAG GAAGGAGCATCGTCATGCTTTGCCATCTTCCTGCCGGCGCTTGTCATGGGCAACTTTATGGTGCTGAACTTGTTCTTGGCCTTGTTGCTCAACAGCTTCAATTCGGAGGAGTTAAAGTCGAAAAAGGAG GAAGTGGGCGAGGACTCCAAACTGGCCCGCAGCTTCGAGCGTATACGTTCGATTGTGCGCAAGAAGCGCAACGCCAACAAGGAGAAGAACGACAACTACGCCAACACCAAGCTCGAGCAGCTAGTGAACGAGATCGTGATCAAGCAGcgggaggaaaagaagaagcacaagCAGACGGTACTGGAGCTGCAGCCGCTGCCAGCCTCCCAGCTATCGCTTCCAGCAGCAGACCTGCAGTCGGCGgaaccgcagcaacagcagcagaagtaCATGAGCCTGCCAAAAGAGCTGGTGCCGCCAGTGGACTACCGCATCCCGGGCGGACCAATCTATAGCCAAAGCTATCAGGTAGAGGATCAGCCTCAAGTTGTT GAATCACTGAATCGGCCTGTCTCGGGATCGGACTTTTGCTATGACATTCCACTGAAAGATCGACCCCTGCGCACGATCTCCGGCAGTCAGGAAACGGTGTCGCAGATGGACGATCAGGCGTTGCCCCGTgacgaccaccaccagcagtcGGCACACCCTGGTGGTCCACCGCAGATAACCGAGGTAGAGCGCAAGATTCTGCACCAGATGTCTTCCGGGTTTGGGACGCAGCAGAGCAAAGACGAACCGATCGGACCACTCGGGGTGGGGGATTCGAGGGACGCCGGGTTTGATCCGAACGACCGCTCGATACACATTGCTGACACGGCCCAACCGTACGACGAGGCGTACCTGCAGTACCAGAAGTCGCTGCTAAACCGATCGCCCAGCTACCGCAAATCGCTGGACAAGATCTCGTCTAAGACGTCCAGTGCCAGCTCGTCCCTAGCGCACTCGCtggctgccaaatgccactcgCCGCTCATGCAGGAGGTGCTAAATGCCGGCTCAACCTATCTTAGGAACAGTAACATTTCGCTCATTCAAACGCCAACCCCGGTAGTAGTGTCTAGGCGGGAAGATAATCATTTTTTAGTCGCGGATAGGATGAGCCAGCCGGCTTCGATCGGGCTACCGTCGGCAACGCAGTCGCCGCTGATGGGTGGTGCCGGTGGGGCCGTATCCGCCCATCAGAGGTCACCGAGTACGAGCAGCAGTCTGCGGAAGGCAATTGCCGCAGCTAATCGGCTGTCGGACCACTCGCTCAACACGCTCTCGATCGATCACGACGAGCTGATCAACCAGATGAACCTGAAGGACGAGCTGCTGAACTGCGAGCAGAAGGAGCTGTTCCAGTTCCTGAACGACGAGATCGACGGTAGCAACAACTATTTCAGCGAAACGGTCGGGTTTAGCAGTGCGATCGTGGATGCGGACACGGAGAGCTTGCTGCTGAACTCGCGCAAGGATGACGTGATCTACTCGCCCGATCGGAAGATCTCGAACGGGAGTTTGAAGTCGAATCTGAGCAGTATCTCGAACTCGATCTTCCAAGCGTTGGAGTGCCGACGGGGTGGTAGCATTAGCAGCGCGACCGTGGACAGTAGCAAGCCGCATTTCGCTGTGCACGGCCCGGTCACGGCACGTCCCACGATCGCGATCGACAATGGGAGCTTGCAGTCGCGCCGGGACAGCGAGGATAAGGAGCCGCTGGTGAAGGCGTCCGAGTTTGACGAGATCATACACAGCTTCGAGACGGAACTGAAGAGCTTAAAGTCGCTTTCGCTGGGTCGTAGTCAGTCGCAGACGGATCAGGCATCGCCGGAGCGCGAGCGGCGCAACTCGGACAGCTGCCCGGGAAGGTCCCCGCTGCTGGAAGAGGTCGTAAAACTGCGACGCCCAAAGTCGAGCACGGTGTATCGGGGGTCTGAGGGTGTGAATGCCGCTCCTGCTGGTGTTCACGGTGGTGGGGCGAATCGAAGCAGTGGGAGTAGTAGTGGAAGCGGTTGTACCGATCAATCGGATGCCAGTGGGCAGCAACAGCGCAGTGAAGCGTCCAAGCGACGCAGCCTGGAAAAGCAGCGTAACATCACGGACGAGGAGTTCAACATGGGGTTCGAGATCAAGAAGCTGTGCGATCAGCTGCAGGCACCGTTCGCGGCGGCCGGTACCGGTGCCTCGCACGAGCACCATAGCCCACAAAGTGCCAACGGTGTCGTGAGCCTCGGGACGACGACGGCTGGGGGGACGATCAGCACCATACCGATCGTGTTCCGGCGCAAGAACGACTTCCACAGCAGCTTCGATCGCATCAAGCGGCTGAGCTTGATCGAGCGTGTTGAGGAGGCAAAAGATGAAGAGGAACATCAGACCCAGCCACTGCCGAAGGTGTCGAGCGAGAAGTTGCCGCGCAAGCATCTCTCCAAGGATCGGCTGGAAACGTTATCGCTCAAGAGTAGCTACAGCGTGGAAAACACGAACCAGGCGCTAATGGAAGGCACTCGGCAGCTTGGGATCAGCATTCAGGAGTTTCAGCGAACGATTGGCCAGGAGGCGGGATCGGTACCGGCGGGAGCGGATACGGCACCCGGAGACCAGACGGCCGAGAAGAAAGCACCACTGAAGAAGACGGTCACGTATGGTGACACTTCCCGGCAGGACAGTACGCAGCATCCCACACCGAAGCGAACGCCCTACAAATCGTACGACTCGGATGCGCCAC TGAATCTAGCGGGAAAGCCTTGGCACTGTCTGGTTTCTTACGTGGACGACATCACCGTCGGTGGTCGTCGGAACTCGCAAGGCGTCTACGAGGATCCAATGGCTTTCCCCAGTTTCGGGCGGCGCAAGGCGCCCAAGATACCGCAAGATTGCTTCCCCCAAAAGTGCTACGAAAA GTGCAAGTGTTGGGACACGTGTCTCAAGACCGAGTTCGGGCAGCGGTGGTATCGATTTCGGCAGTTCATCCTGCAGTACGTCGACACGCCCGCGTTCGAATGGTTTGTGCTCGTACTGATCTTCGCCTCCAGCATCACGCTCTGCTTCGAGGACATCCACCTGGACAAGAACAAGGAGCTGAAGCGCATCCTCTACTGGACGAACCTCGTCTTCTGCATGATCTTCATCATCGAAATGTTCTTGAAGTGGATCGCGCTGGGGTTTACCAAGTATTTCTCCAGCTTCTGGACGATCCTGGACTTTGTGATCGTATTC GTGTCCGTATTTTCGCTGCTAATCGAGGAGAACGAAAACTTGAAGGTACTACGCTCGCTAAGAACGCTACGGGCGCTAAGGCCCCTGCGCGCGATCTCCCGCTGGCAGGGCATGAGAATAGTAGTGAATGCATTGATGTATGCGATACCGTCCATCTTCAATGTACTCCTAGTATGTCTCGTCTTTTGGCTGATCTTCTCGATCATGGGCGTGCAGTTTTTTGGCGGGAAGTTCTTCAAGTGCGTCGACGAAGACGGCGAACTGCTACCGATCCAC ATCGTCAATGACAAGTGGCAATGCTACGCGCTCAACTACAGCTGGGTAAATTCGAAGATCACCTTCGATCACGTCGGGATGGGTTATTTAGCGTTGTTTCAAGTT GCCACCTTTGAAGGATGGATGGAGGTTATGGCAGATGCCGTTGATGCCCGAGGTGTCGATCTGCAGCCGCAGCGGGAGGCAAACCTGTACGCCTATCTGTACTTTGTCATCTTCATCGTGTGTGGATCATTCTTCACGTTGAATCTCTTCATCGGAGTTATCATCGATAACTTTAACATGCTGAAGAAGAAGTACGAGGGCGGCGTGCTGGAAATGTTCCTGACCGAGTCGCAGAAGCATTACTACACCGCGATGAAGAAGCTGGGCCGCAAAAAGCCGCAGAAGGTGATCAAGCGCCCGATCAATCAGTTTCTCGCGATGTTTTACGATCTTTCCAATTCAAGACG CTTCGAAATAGCCATATTTGtgctgatttttttaaacatgctCACCATGGGCATCGAGCACTACGATCAACCGCATGCAGTATTTTTCGTGCTGGAGGTCAGCAATGCCTTCTTCACGACCGTGTTCGGGCTGGAAGCGATCGTGAAGATCGTTGGTTTGCGCTACCACTACTTCACGGTGCCGTGGAACGTGTTCGACTTTCTGCTCGTGCTGGCATCGATCTTCGGCATTCTGATGGAAGACATCATGATCGATTTGCCCATCTCGCCCACGTTACTTCGGGTGGTGCGGGTGTTCCGTATAGGCCGAATATTGCGCTTGATTAAG GCTGCAAAAGGCATCCGTAAGCTGCTGTTTGCGCTGGTCGTGTCGCTGCCGGCACTGTTCAACATTGGCGCACTGCTGGCACTGATCACGTTCATCTACGCCATCATCGGGATGTCGCTGTTTGGGCACGTAAGGCAGCAGGGCGCCCTGGATGATATGGTCAACTTTGAAACGTTCGGGCGCAGCATGCAGCTCCTGTTTCGGCTGATGACATCGGCTGGGTGGAACGATGTGCTAGAGTCGCTCATGATACAACCGCCGGACTGTGAGCTGGCGCTCGATTTCTCCATCAACGGTGACTGTGGCCATCCGCTGCTGGCGATCACCTACTTCACcagcttcatcatcatcagctacATGATCGTGATCAACATGTACATCGCCATCATTCTGGAGAACTTCAACCAGGCCCACCAGGAGGAGGAGATTGGCATCGTGGAGGACGATCTGGAGATGTTCTACATCCGCTGGTCGAAGTACGACCCGCACGCAGGCCAGTTCATACACTTCAATCAGCTGTCGGACTTTATTGCGTCTCTGGATCCACCGCTTGGCATCCCGAAACCGAACACGGTCGCGCTGGTGTCGTTCAATCTGCCCATTTCCAAGGGGAACAAGATCCACTGTCTGGACATACTGCACGCGCTGGTGAAGCATGTGCTGGGGCACGTGGAGGAGACAGACAACTTCAAGCAGCTACAAGACCAGATGGACCAGAAGTTCAAAAAGCAGTTCCCAACGCGAAAGGAGCTGGAGATTGTGTCGTCGACGCGCATCTGGAAGCGACAGGAGAAGGCGGCCAAAACGATACAGACCGCTTGGAAGGACTACCTGAG GATGAAGCGTGAACGGGAACGCTCCCCAATGTCACTGGacgaagaaaacacacaaacttcCAGCCCGGGCGGATGGCAGAGCAAACTGTCCGCGCTGAACTTCCTGCATCTGCAGGTGCATCGCCGCGGTACGGCCACATCAAGCCGTGCCTCGTCGCGAAAGTCGTCCCGAGCTTCCGATGCGTCCGATTTGAGCGAGCTGGCTGGGCCGTGGCTTAATCTTCCATTGATGCTGGTGTCCGGTACGAGCGACATGGTGAAGGATGTTAAGCAGCAGCATGCGAACGGACTAGAGCTGAA GGACGCTTCGGACGTGAAGGGACAGCGGCGCCGATCGTTCTACAACTTCCCGTTCTTCCTGCGGCACCAGGACGCCGTCGAGGAAACGTCTACCTCATCGCCGCAGCCACAGAAGCGGCCACTGAAGGACAGCGACACGAACCTGTCGCTCACCACGTCCCTCGAGAAGGTGCCAGTGCCGCCCCCGGCGACACCGAAGTCGAAGCGTGCCACAAGCTTTGTGAAGAAAAAGCCACCCCTGGAGCGTGGCTTTTCCGCCCAGAGTGCATTGCGTCTGAACCGCAATGCGGTCGTGC CGGATGATACACTGTCCACATCGGCAGCGGACGTGAGTATACTCGTGACGGAACCGTCGCCCGATGTACCGACCGTACCGGCACCGGGCGAGACGACGCTTGTCCACGTGCTGGTGCACAGGGAGAGCGAGGAATATCAGTCCGAGCTGGACGAGAAAG GCGAACCCAAGGTCAAAGAACCGCGCGATCCATCCCGTGCGAGTGACATCAAACTTTCACCCGGCACGAACGTTGACTATCAAATTCTAGGTGGACTGGAGGGTGCGCCCCGGCCCGTCGTGACGATCTGCGTCGAAAGTCCGATGGAGTCGCCGGAtcaggatggtggtggtgctactgcttctgctgctaccACAGGGGCAGTCGCAATCCCCATCGATCCGGAACCGATCGATGTGAATCTGCCGCGTGATACGAGCAACATTTTCTACGACTACGAGGAACAGTCTGGGCCGGCCGTTCAAACGGTGCCCGCTGGAGAGGCACCGAACGTTGAGAACAGCGCGGTGACGGTGGAGATTGCGAACGAATTGGCGGAGTGTAAGGCGGGTCGCCGCTCACCGGGCTCACCGGGCGATCGCCATGAGCAGCCGTCCGACCGGCCCGAAGCAGACCTACCGGCACAGTCAAGCTGA